The stretch of DNA AATCCAGGATATCACATTACATTTAGTCCTCATGTTTTCCCTGCCTCCTTTCTCTGTGACAGTTTCTGCAAAACTCCTGTCTTTaatgatgacaataataatagcttaccatgtgccaggcactgaactAAGCACTTTATGTGTATTGTGtaattcattccttccaaaatccctgtgaagtgaagtgaagtgaagtcgctcagtcgtgtccgactctttgcgaccccgtggactgtagcctaccaggcttctccgtccatgggattttccaggcaagaatagatattattgttattatcaccTTTGAAAGTTGAAGAAATTGAGCCACGCTGCTAGGAAACTTGCACAAAATTACAAAGATGATAAATGGGGAGGCTGGGCTTCAAATACAAACAGTTTGATTCTAGAGCCTATGTGCTACATTGCTTGGTAAAATTCAGTCTTGAGTAATTGGTTGAAATTGCGATGTGCTTAGGTGCTAGAAGGTGCAGTGATGTCCTGAGGGAGTTCAGAGTCAAATGGAGAAACAAGTGATTCAAGCAGCAGTCACCATAAAGTGATATAGATGCTAAAAGTAAAGATACATGGAGATGGGAGCAGTTGTTttttggaggtgggggaaggggttaAGAGGTACCTAGAGCCTTGCTGATCAAGTGTGGTCAATCATCTGGGaccttgtcagaaatgcagaaacTCAGACCCCACCTCAGATATGTGGAATCCgaatctacattttaataagatccccaggtgattgtATGCACATTCATTTGAGAAATGCTGCCCTAGAGGAGATTAGGATACAGTGGTACTGTGTCATTTTCTACTATAGACTTCAGCTGTAAAATATTACAGTCCTAGAGCAAGGAGACAGGTGACAGAAGTCCAACCCtttcgttttacagatgagggaataTCCTACTAAGGTAGGGTTAGAGTCAGATTAGGCTTCAAGCAAAGAAAGGTAGCTGGGAATTGGACAGTAGGAAGTTAGCCAAAACCTACTTTGGCAttggtttaatttttcttttacaccTGTCCTGTGATGAAACTTGTGAGATAAAACCAGAAATGTCTCTAAACACATTCTCTTTTAAGAATCAGTGAGTGCATGCTTACTCACAATTTGAGTTTTTAAGCATGTTATATTAAgtagagggcttccttggtggctcagttggtaaagaatccacctgcagtgcgggagacctggcttcgatccctgggttgggaaggtcccctggaggagggcatggcaatccactccagtattcttgcctggagaatccctaaggacagaggagcctggcgggcagtagtccatggggtcacaaagagtctaagacaactgagcaactaagcacaacacatatTAAATTAAGTAGAGACTGCTAGGTTCCTCTAGAATTaggattttgtgtttttatgtgaGATGAGAATGCCTTGTGGCATTTATCACTGCAGTAGGACCTCTTTACAATGCTCATGTTGGAAACAGACCATTATTACCATTAAGGCTAATTGTATCTTGTCAGATTGTGGCAGCAAGTAGCACCCTATGGTGCTGTGGCATGCTCATCTTTGCTGTGATGAACTTTATTTTGGCAGAGCGCCTATCCTGTATCTCCTTTGATTCttatattattcccattttactgatgcaGAAATCTAGGCAGTGAAAGGATACTATATTCTCAGGCACATTCACCCTCTCCCTCCTACATTTTAACACTCTGAGATTGAGATACATGTTACAGTCCACTAGAGTGTCTTTCACATTGAATGAGATTATGATAAACTGAAGAGCTGGTGTTATGATCCAGGCTTCTCAACTTCCAAACCTTGATCCTTTTCCTTCATACCCTGCTGCCTCCTGAGGCTAAGGCAGTAGCAGAATGAAATCAtagaagcagaaattgatgtaCAGGAATTACTCCTATTCCAATGCTGCCCCAGGATATTCTCttgagaaaaacatttccatagcAATATTACTTTGTCCATATTATGTAATGGTAGTGCTATTTTAGAGTTGAGATTTTTCTGtagacttaatttttaaataattgtgatTTCTTTGATCAGTTAGTGAAAGAATTTAAGAGAATTCTAGTTTTCCtgtaataatgaaagaaaagttgTTTAGGTATTTCTTCCTTAGTTTGCtcacttttcactcttctgttttaTAGGATGAGAAAGCAGGTCATGATGGGAATAAAATAGTTCAGGATCAGACTGACTGCCTTAGAAGATAGAGGTTTTTGAGGAATCCAGGATTAGCATTGTTTGTTTTAGCATATGTCAGTTGTTTCTTTGGTATATTGATTTGCttgcattttaagaaaaatgggcTACAGTTTCCTTAATGGTGTGCTTCTGGTTTATAGATCGTTCTTATATGCGATtaacagaaaaggaagatgaatCCCTGCCAATAGATGTAAGTTGGTCATTTATATtccattgaaatatatataaccaaatcactttgttgtatacctgaaactaacacaacattgtaaatcagctatacttcaataaaaatatatatttatatacagtttaaaaattagCCACATagcttaaaatgtatttaaaaatttttttattttttattctcttaattttCCAGACATGAAATAACATCTGTTATATACTTTTTGTCACTGATTATAAAGCCCAAAGATgtagaaacaaaatatttctgtttggtttctagaacttagtttatttattttttggctgtgccatgcagcctatgggatcttagtttcccaaccatgGATGAAACCAGGCCCCTGGAATGGAATTGTGGAGTGCTAAACACTGGACCATGGGGGAAGTCCCTAGAACTCAGTTTAAATAGTCTTTCTAGAAGTTGCTCTGCCCATAGTCTAAGATGAACTTAACAAGTTGATTATTTGACTTtatcttttttggctgcaccttgagccatgcagaatcttagttccctgaccagggattgaacctgtgtcccctgcagtggaagcatggagtcttaagcactggaccgccagggaagtcccccactttttaaaaatcttatgttttttagaaaagtttcttttatacataaagtttaaaaacaagtaaaCCTAACAAAACATTGTTTAGGGGCATACACAGAGGTGATAAAGAGTAAAAAAATAGGAAGTGCTTTTTTTAAAGTTGCAATAATATGTGAACTTCACTCACAGTTTTTTATctttactggattttttttttttttggctgtgctttgtGGCTTgagaggatcttagttccctgaccagggatcaaatccatgccttctgcagtggaagtgcaaagtcctaaccactgtactgccagggaatccTTCCCCCaacttttttatctttcttggaTTTTTAATGTACAAAAGTAGTAAGTTCTTTGTAGAATCAAACAGTGTCAAAAGTAAAATTGActccatatattaaaaaaacactgaCCCCATGCTCACAATTCTCCTTCTGTTCCCAACAGTTTGGAGCGTATCAGTAGTTTAGTTTTCTTCTGTGCATAAGCAACATTATctttgtttgtgtgtatatagttTTATGTAACCAAAACACACaggatttttattgatttatcttGACATATTTTCACGACAGCTCAGAGTTACCACATCCTTGTTAATGATGTCTGTGATTGCATTGTATGAAATAGGTCTTGGTACACTGATGATGGGGATGTAAACCAGCATAACATATGACATTAGATTTTGatttagaaaattaaagttaTAGCTTGTGGCTAATTTTGACTTTAATTGTCTGTAATTCAAGATATGGTAAATGTGACTATTAACTCACTCTTCTGTTACCTTTGTTTTTGTGGtagatgcatacacacacacatacacatgcacttGTGTATATGCACTCATTTCTATCTGTTTCAAATAACTTTCTTCTgtttacaaatggaaaaatttgaaaaatacagataattACAATCAGGAAAATTAAATATGCCTGTAATCCCATGTTGGTTAATATCAAACACTGCAAATTTTTGTTTACATGCTTGCACAACctctttggaaagcagtttggtaTTACCTAATAAAGTTGAATTTGTGTATACTCTCACGCCAGTGATTGCATTCCCTTGTGTTAGGAGACATACACAAAGGTATCCATCCTGACTTTGTAAAAGTTACAGACAGGAACTAGCCCACATAGTTATCAACAGTGCATGGATAAATTGTGGGAATTTCATGTAatgaaatacagtgaaaatgaatggACTATAATAACTATATACCACAATAGGGAGGAAtctcaccaaaagaaaaaaaagctcaaatgGGAAAAAGTAAGCAATGTATGTTTTAGACGTACACATAGAgctggtaaaataaataaaagcaaggaaCTGATTAATACACAATTGGGGCCAATGGTTAACTGGCAGGGAGGGTGAGGGATATAATTGGAGAGGGATACCTGGGCCTTGAAAGGGACTGgtaatattctcttttttaagcTGGGTAGTGAGtgagggcggagaaggcaatggcaacccactccagtactcttgtctcgaaaatcccttggacggaggaacctggtatgctgcagtccatggggtcgcgaagagttggacacgactgagcgacttcactttcacttttcactttcatgcactggagaaggaaatggcaacccactccagtgttcttgcctggagaatcccagggacgggggagcctggtgggctgctgtctatggggtcgcacagagtcggacacgactgaagtgacgcagcagcagcagcagcagcagtgggtaaggggtgttttttttaatactctgtgttATTTAACACTAATACATTAAAACATTTATAGTTGCTCTTAGAAGTTAGTCATAGTTGATAACTGAGTTCTGAATGGCTCAGTACCTGTTTTGCTATTTGAGCAAAACCCAGACGTGTTATTGCAGCTGATCCACAGAACTTATAGAAGATACTATTGTGTTTGAGTCCAAATCATTTAAAGTGAGAATTGACTGCTTGATAGCATCTGGGAGAAATACCTGATAGAGGCTAGAAACGGAGAGAAAATTGtaaattttcataatatttgttTGTTGTTGAGTAATCTTAATCTTTATACTCACagatagttcttcagacacttcTGGCCTTTGCAGTTACCTGTTACGGTATAGTTCATATTGCAGGGGAGTTTAAAGACATGGATGCCACTTCAGAACTAAAAAATAAGTAAGTCTTTTCCTTTTCATAGACATTTAATTTCATGGGGGTTTTGCTTCATTTACAtagtttaaaattatgttttctggTACGTAaaagttggttttgtttttacattttgatcATGCAGTTTGTATGAGTAATGAGGTAAAAAAATTGAGTCAGTGTTTGATTTGACAGGAAAAATGGAAGTTGAATGACAGACTGTTGACATTAGAATAAGATGTTATATTATGGTTGCTTAAAATTACTTGTTTGTTGGTTGGATAGATGGATGAAAATAGATATATAAGGAAGATATTCCCTCAggcatgttttccttctttccttcccttcttccctctcctctaccccctcctccacccctcaccACTTTGCTTCcctgtctcctttctcttttccttcccttgccctccctccctccctttttccgCTTTTTATCCTCTTGTCCCAGCTTAGTCGTTGGAAGATTAAGGGGTTTTCTGTTTCCTGTATCCTTTGAACCTAGTCTGTGACATAAACTCTGCTCTCAGGCCCTTTTCTGTCCTCAGACTAAAGTATATTTGttattctgctttgttttttcctcctgtaCTACTTCTAAGCTATTTTCATGAGCTTTGCTTGCTTTACTTTTCTGTATTGCTCACTTTCATAGAATCATCCTTTAGCTTTGTTCAATTCAATCTCTGGACTTTACCCACCTTCTTGATCCTAGAAATTTTAACACAGTACTTCCTTAGAAGAATTCACAGTACACATTTATGTGTTACAGGAAGTTCACTccctttttacttttacttttaaatttacatttcatatagtcacatgtcaggcttcccttttATGTGGGGGTATGCTTGGATTTTTAGGTGGGCTGACTTTGAGATTTGAGTTTTTATCAAAAGAAGAGTTCTCTTTCCTTCcaggaaattaatatttaaaaacaaatcaacacCAAAAGCTGTACACTTCAGTGTTTGTGAACTTTTTTTAGACTACATATATCTcgctggaaagaagaaaaggatacTCCACTATCACCACCCACTACTGTTCTTACAAAGAGTCTACCAGGAATCACAGGCGAGGGGCCAAGAAAGAAAGCAGTAAAACAGAATGGCATTAAGTAGGTGGTAGCAAAGTACATGAATTTAGTACATGGCAGCAGAATATACAGGTTTGGACAACAGCGGGTACAGAAGGGCCGAAAGGAATCTTTCGTTGTACTGATTCTTGGGAAACAGATCAAGTGAGAATAATCAAAGGTACAatctatgtactttttttttttaaggactattTAGCATGGGCTAGTGGTAGATTCACAGAGGTGATTAAAGTTGAgtgattatttgttttcatagatATCCTGGAAGGAATGcctgaattaaaaattttattatgttgCTTTTCCGGGTTTCTTATTTTCCTTGTACAGGAAAAAAGTGAATACAGTATGATTACCAATTATAGTCTAATTTTATGGATTTAAACTTAGTTAAAAATACAACCCATAGCAAATTCATAATTTATTAGAAGCCTACTTATTTTCAAATAGGCTTTTATCAAGGTTTATCtaaaattgatgcttttctttttttaaggacatTTGACACACTAAGGAATCACccatcattttatgtatttaatcatCGTGGTCGAGTACTGTTCCGGCCTTCGGATACAACAAATTCTTCAAACCAAGATGCATTGTCCTCTAACACATCATTGAAGTTACGAAAACTTGAGTCACTGCGTCGTTAAGATTTTTACAAATTATAATAACAGGACAGGACACAAAGCTGGAATATTGGAGTTTGGGATACAAAACACTCCCCCATCAGTATTTATATTGATCGCTCAGACCTAATTAAAAAAGTCTACAACCCTTATTTGTACACTGTTAATCAAGTCATTAATGCAGTATAAGTTATCTGTGAAATGAGTCTTTGATCTTTCAtagaattcttttttcatttaaaacaaattcaCATTTTTTGTAAAAGTCACTGTTTTGAgcacatttctttgaaaaatgttgatggttttgtaattatttattttcttagatttctttTGCACTACAGTTTTTAGGATCCTTTTGGAAATAGTGTGACTACTGCATTTTGCAGCATGAATGGTAGTAAATGGTCTTAAGTTCTTAACAACAAATGAATTTCTCTAAAGAGACCAAAATGGTGACTTACCAGTTTTTCTTATGCCCCCTAAAAAGTGGCTCTGCTTCAGCAGATACTTGCCAGTTTTTAATTTATCCATGAATTCTCACCCTACCCTACTCCCATATACCTCCTAACATCAGCTGTCTTGTTTCATCACTTCTCTGGGATTCAGTGTGCAGTGAGCAATTTTTATGTCAGAAATCCCGTCATAACAAATAGATTTAACAAACTCAACTTACGTAAAGCTACCTGTGTTCTCTTCATATATCTGTAAAACAATGTCCCTAATTGATTATATAGTGTAAGAATAGTTGAAGATAGACCAGAAAGACCATCCGTGAATTAATTATCCTGCCTATGTAGAAGAACAGTAATCACTGAAGAAAACTGATTAGTTGTTACTAACCAGTTTAACTTATTCTAAGCCTCTGTTATTTTATTGCATAATGAACTTGTGaattagttggagaaggcaatggcaccccactccagtactcttgcctggaaaatcccatggacggaggagcctggtgggctgcagtccatgggatcgataggagtcggacacgactgagtgacttcactttgacttttcactttcatgcattggaggaggaaatggcaacccactccagtgttcttgcctggagaatcccatggacagaggagcctgatgggctgcagtccatggggtcgctaggagtcggacacgactgagtgacttcactttgacttttcactttcgtgcactggaggaggaaatggcaacccactccagtgttcttgcctggagaatcccatggacagaggagcctggtgggctgctgtctatggggtcgcacagagttggacacgactgaagcgacttagcagcaatgaatTAGTAATAATAAAGGAAACCTTATTAAAGGTAGATCTCAACAGAATTGGGCCAAATATGTTCTAAAT from Bos mutus isolate GX-2022 chromosome X, NWIPB_WYAK_1.1, whole genome shotgun sequence encodes:
- the MMGT1 gene encoding ER membrane protein complex subunit 5 isoform X2; translated protein: MAPSLWKGLVGIGLFALAHAAFSAAQHRSYMRLTEKEDESLPIDIVLQTLLAFAVTCYGIVHIAGEFKDMDATSELKNKTFDTLRNHPSFYVFNHRGRVLFRPSDTTNSSNQDALSSNTSLKLRKLESLRR
- the MMGT1 gene encoding ER membrane protein complex subunit 5 isoform X1 gives rise to the protein MAPSLWKGLVGIGLFALAHAAFSAAQHYFPSSGIKWKRKCEFLQSSSFQDKIFRSMYYVYDRSYMRLTEKEDESLPIDIVLQTLLAFAVTCYGIVHIAGEFKDMDATSELKNKTFDTLRNHPSFYVFNHRGRVLFRPSDTTNSSNQDALSSNTSLKLRKLESLRR